A single genomic interval of Lucilia cuprina isolate Lc7/37 chromosome 2, ASM2204524v1, whole genome shotgun sequence harbors:
- the LOC111688549 gene encoding uncharacterized protein LOC111688549 codes for MGCITSTNKQLYTFKRDDIFNVSVVRVQSDQSVVLASQGFLEITPHELIFIAPEQEPVAWALQHLRRYGLTGNIFSFEAGRRCTTGPGIYTFRCCNADQFYIKFQRYINSMSVVADRSNTSIHPSHIFGRFDSQPHTNHYLEPTSVQAVASTDDRTILTEAFSNESNDFNLNSPDSMQSASLTAEIIHFPTSVPSYSNVSPNAHCSSNIYMEQPIKVNNEHNNNISTNEITDPTTKSSHITTLNPLFKSSSLDIPPDECAPILNTNFAETQRLYENIDSSVAKSARISQNICNNLSERCYANVDLLPRLDVSHIGQSKSFQTDLAMEQQATTTNNPIVNYIILDLDQPRSPSQCSPKSAFGSGQSLSGSGCNVSSLQKEDLSSITPTISCGSSTMPKGSTITENSFNLPNNRMESSGSYTRIDFLKTFALMKSSTNYTDFDIDNDQEESRITRHSKFVRKAYSISE; via the coding sequence ATGGGATGCATTACCAGTACTAATAAGCAGTTATATACTTTTAAAAGGGATGACATATTTAATGTCAGCGTTGTTCGCGTTCAGTCGGACCAATCGGTGGTGCTGGCAAGCCAAGGATTTCTAGAGATTACGCCTCATGAACTTATTTTTATTGCACCAGAACAGGAGCCAGTCGCCTGGGCTCTTCAACATCTGCGAAGGTATGGACTCACAggaaatatatttagttttgaaGCTGGGCGTCGATGTACCACCGGTCCTGGTATCTATACTTTTCGATGTTGCAACGCCGatcaattttacataaaatttcaaaGATATATTAATTCTATGTCAGTTGTAGCGGATCGGAGCAATACATCAATACATCCATCTCACATTTTTGGTCGTTTTGATAGTCAACCACATACAAATCATTATTTAGAGCCTACTTCCGTTCAAGCTGTCGCATCCACAGATGATCGCACGATTTTAACTGAGGCATTTAGCAACGAATCCAATGACTTTAACCTAAACTCCCCAGATTCAATGCAAAGTGCATCATTAACAGCTGAAATAATTCATTTTCCCACATCTGTGCCATCTTATTCAAATGTGAGTCCTAATGCTCACTGCAGTAGTAATATCTACATGGAGCAACcaataaaagttaataatgaACACAATAATAACATTTCAACAAATGAAATAACCGATCCAACCACAAAAAGTAGTCATATAACGACTTTAAATCCACTTTTTAAAAGTTCATCTCTAGATATACCGCCGGATGAATGCGCaccaattttaaatacaaatttcgcTGAAACTCAAAGGCTTTATGAAAACATAGATTCCAGCGTAGCTAAATCAGCTAgaatttcccaaaatatttgcaacaatttGTCCGAACGTTGTTATGCTAACGTCGATCTACTTCCGCGACTTGACGTATCACACATTGGACAAAGCAAGTCATTTCAAACCGATTTGGCGATGGAACAACAAGCCACTACAACGAACAACCCaattgttaattatattattctTGATTTAGATCAGCCGCGGAGTCCATCACAGTGTTCGCCAAAAAGCGCATTTGGTAGTGGTCAATCATTGTCAGGCAGCGGATGTAATGTTTCCAGTTTACAGAAAGAAGATTTGTCTTCTATCACACCTACAATTTCTTGTGGTTCATCTACAATGCCAAAGGGATCAACTATTACTGAGAATAGTTTTAATTTACCAAATAACAGAATGGAATCTTCTGGTAGTTACACAAGGATAGATTTTCTGAAAACTTTCGCTTTGATGAAATCCTCAACGAATTATACGGACTTTGATATTGACAATGACCAAGAGGAGTCGCGAATAACCCGCCACAGCAAATTTGTTCGCAAAGCGTACTCCATTAGTGAGTAA